The genome window TTGAACCCTCCTAAGTCCCCTACTTCGATGGCTACCGGATATAGATGGATTGTTTCACCTTGAATCTCTATCCGTTGGGTGTAACCACACTCCATAGACGACGACAGGTCAAAGGCTATGGTGCCGATCTACGGCTTTGAGACATTAATGGTCGTGTCTCGATCCTGTTCGTCGAATGTTTCAAGGAATAACCCTTTCCTCTAATTGCGACCTCACAATTACATTCGCTTAGCTGGGCATCTCCAGAGATGTACTGCAACCATCTCGTCAAATGACTTGACCCCATTCAGAGTTCTAAAAACTCTTGCTATACTTGCAGTGTCAGTACCTTTTAGGTTTGCAGGGGATAGACTCAGATGCATAAGTATCTATATTGTAGTTAAAGGTACTACCGATCCACCCTTACAGCTTGTTTACCACATTGAATACACTTTGAGGGATCTCCTCTCAGATGTATTGGGTTCCCGCTGTAGATGAATCATGATGGGTTATCAGTCCCATCCCCAACCTTGACTTAAGGACAACAGCATGCTCAAGCCCTTTAGTCAGTGGATCAGCTATGTTATCTTGAGTTCCAATGAACTCAATAGCAATAGTCCGATCAGACACCAAAccccttatagacttaagtctaacttggatgtgtctctttgttttagcattataCTTGGCACTTCTGATCTTGTCGATAGTTGTACGGCTATCACAATGAACAGAAATTGCCGGTAGCGGACGACTTACTACAGGTAACACAGACATGAGTCCATGCAACCATTCAGCCTCCGTACCCGTGGCATCCAATGCACACAACTCGGCCTCAAACGTAGACCGAGTTACTATAGTCTGTCTAGTCGACTTCCAGGATACTGCTCCACCCGCAAGGGTAAACAGATATCCAGTCACTCCATTGGAACCAGACTTCTTagctatccaacttgcatcactATATCCCTCAAGCACACTCGGATATCTCCTGTAGTGCAACCCAAGATATATGGTGCCTTTCAGATATCTAAGTACTCTATCTAGAGCATCCCAATGAGTTCTGTTTGGACAGCTTGTATATCTTGCTAACTTAGACACAGAATATGTTATATCTGGTCTAGTACCATTAGCAAGATATTGCAAACTACCAATAATCTGAGAATATCTTAACTGAGACACAGGTACACCTGAAGCATTCTTGATAAGAGCAACTTTAGGATCATATGGTGTACTAGCAATTCTACAATTTGAATAACCATACTtctcaagtatagatttctctatataatgagattgtGACAAGGTTATTCCCTCAGTTGACTGAGTCAACTTGAGTCCAAGAATCACATTCGCCTCACCcatgtccttcatttcaaagtgtcttttcaagaaattctttgtctcgttaataatctcaatattggttccaaacagtagtatatcatccacatacaagcacaacacaatatgttcatttcctttaaccttatagtagacacacttgtcattatcattaactataaaatcaaaagtcaaaacagtGTCATCAAACTTTTTGTGCCAGTCTCTAGGTGCTTGTTTCAAGCCGTAGATGGATTTGACTAACTTACATACTTTGCTCTCATTGCCAGATGCAACAAATCCCTCAGGCTGATCCAtataaatctcttcttcaagatcaccatgaagaaaagctgtctttacatccatttgatggaTGATAAGACCATGTACGGAAGCCAATGCTACAAGCATTCGGATCGTTGTCAATCTTGCAACAGGAGAGTATGTATCAAAGTAGTCAATACCTTCTCTTTGCCTAAAACCTTTAGCAACCAATCTAGCTTTATACTTATCTATTGAGCCATCTGGTTTCATCTTCCTTTTGAAGATCCACCTACATCCTATAGTAGAACACCCAGGAGGGAGGTCAACCAACTCCCATGTTCCGTTAGAAACAatagagtcaatttcactcttcaCAGCGCCTTTCCAGTGCCTAGATTCCGAAGAATCCATGGCTTGTCGGAAAGTCAAAGGTTCGTCCTCGACATTGTAAGTGATAAAATCACTTCCAAAGTCCTTAACTACCTTTGCACGCTTGCTCCTTCTAGGTTCCTCAACTTCATTAGGAGTAGAGCTACTAGTAGGATCTGCCCCcacatttgtcatcttttccacaTGATCGGGAATAGAACTAGATGTGTGAGTAGGATCAACACTAGAAGAACTTTGAGGTATACCAGTCTTCATAGGGAAGACATCCTCAAAGAATGTTGCATCACGAAACTCAACTATCGTGTTTGCCACTATACcatctatgtcagattttaatactaaaaatctcatagctgtagtggtttcgagatagcccagaaagatacaatcaacagttttcggccctagtttctttctcttgtgttcagggacaagtaccttcgcaaggcacccccacacacgaAGATACTTTAGACTAGTTTTCCTGCCTTTCCATAATTCGTAAGGTGTCTTGTCCATATGTTTCAGAGGGACTCTATTCAGAATATGGCAAGCCGTATTCAGAGCCTCCCCCCACATGTACTTGGGCAACCCCGAATTAATCAACATactgttaatcatatctttaaaagttctgttctttcgttctGCCACCCCATTAGACTCAGGTGTATATGGTGGAGTCACCTCATGAATTATACCATTGCTcttgcaaaattcattaaaggtgtttcccgtatattcaccacctctaTCAGATCTCAAACGTTTAAGTACTTTACTAGTTTGTGTTTCAACTTCAGTTTTAAATCTAATGAATTTTTCAAGTGCTTCATCTTtatgtttaagaaaataaacataacaatatctactacaatcatctataaaggtaatgaaatatctacagtgttccttagtcaacacaccaccaaattcacatatgtcCGAGTGCACTAAATCTAACAAGTCAGAATCCCTAACCACACTATGAAAAGGTTTCCTTGTTAGTTTAGCTGTCACACATACTTGacatttagttttcttatcaatggcatgctttggaatcaactctaagttcatcatattctttagagcaccaaaatttaaatgaccAAGCCTAGAGTGCCACAAATCGgatgattcaatattattaaCAGAAGGAGAagcaatatcattaataaaaccgCCTAAAACAGGCTccacatttattaaaaacaagccGTCTGACAAGTAGCCCTTGCCAAAAAACACACCAGTCTGAGTAATAACTACTTTATTACACTTTAAAGAAAGTTCAAAGCCATTTTTAACTAAACAActtccactaataatatttctaCGAATCTCGGGAACATGATGCACTCTAGTAAGGGATAGAACACGCCCTGAAGCAAACTTCAGGTCCACGTTTCCTATTCCACGAACTTGAGCCGCACTAGCATTCCCCATCGTCACTGTCATCCCATGAGCctgttgataagatacaaaCAGAGTAATATCAGCACAAATGTGCACATTAGCTCccgtatcaatcaaccactcaTTAGACAGATAAGTGGAAAATAGTTCAGGGTTGTACTTAACATACCCGTCATTGGTTTCAGAAGCAACAGCctcaccaacaaccatgttAAGCACAGGCCCATCAGTGGTTCCAAGCACAGTATTTGCTTGTGCTACCACCTCagctttctttgctttctttaCAGGACAGTCCTTACTCCAATGACCAACCTGTCCACAAGACCAACATGGTTTGTTGGCCTTTGATTTCTTAGCCTTGCCCTTGTCAGTTTTGGGCTTAGTGTTCACCTTCTTAGCGACAGACTTTCTTTTCTGTCCCACAGTCACTACATTGACCTTCGAGCTACCAGATTCAGTTGGCATCACATGTCCCTGTTTGGACTTGTGCTGCTCCTGCACAGAGATATCCAGCATCAGGCTAGTCCAAGTGATCTCTCCCTTCTGCCTTTTCAGGGAGAGTGCAAACTCTTCCCAAGACTTAGGGAGTTTTTCAATCACAGACATAACCAAAAACTTTTCAGGaaggtccattccggactccttcaaagcatgcacCAACGTCTCAAACTCATGCACCTGCTCAGTCATGGATTTTGTATCCACCAGTTTGAAGTCCAGGAACTTAGCCACAGAATACTTTTCCAACCCTTGCGAGTCAGTATTGTGTGTCTGATCAAGTTTCTCCCACAAGGTCTTAGCAGTGTAGGAGTCAGATGAGTAAACATCGAACAGAGTGTTCGTTAAGGCTGCTAGAATAGCAGCCCTAGCCACCCCATCCTTTTCCTCCCACATAGCATAGGCCTTAAGGGTTTCAGCCTTTTCCTGTACCACAACTGGTTTCTCATACTGCAACACCGGCCATAGACCCTTAACCGTAAGCCacagtttcatctttttctgcCAACGAGAAAAAGAAACTCCCCCACCGAATTTATCAGGAATACCTGATAAATCAATGGGCTGTGGAAAACGATACGTAGTCCAATCGATGTTACTAGTAACACCAGACCCAGAACCAGCACCACCACCAACAACAGAATCCGCAATCTCATTAACCATCTTGCTTACTACACAATATAACAGATAATCACTTCAAGATTGTTGGGAGTCACAGTGaaaatcacagcaacaatgtatagagcagttatattatataaacaagtgtaggccaacgaaaccacaacaatatagcatgcacgaagatcgtatatacaataatcagtgactgataaattacaagaaaagaagagaaaggcgcaccttacaccgtcgctagaattagtatacagaacagctgagtcgcctagcccttcgatgaagactagactgttcttgaagtgattattgccccactacgctgtgatgggtagtcgcaatatcgctcccaggataaaacagcacagaccgaaccgctcacagacacgagtacgatcaacagcgatcaacacctcagttcgcccgagaacagtatgtatatgtgtatatatcggagtagatggtgagagtgtaagagagaagaatgagaatggtgtttgtgtttttcccgTGCTCCAACTCAAGTGTCGAGGCTCACTATTTATAGTGAGGCCAAGGCACCAACACACCGTCCAGATTCatctgtccaggttcaatgaatctgtatctgtcagacattctgaccagattcatttgtccaggttcaatgaatctgtatctgtcaaacattctgaccagattcatttgtccaggttcaatgaatctgtatctgtcagacattcggaccagattcatttgtccaggttcaatgaatctgtatctgtcagatataccgaccagattcatttgtccagattcaatgaatctgtatctgtcagatatactgaccagattcatttgtccagattcaatgaatctgtatctgtcagatatactgaccagattcatttgtccagattaaatgaatcacattctcatttcaagctctttcaagccactgtattcaactctatttctcaatggatttcactaagaaaatgtcccggaaattacatcaagaacatattaaaaaatatgctttaaactttccattttctaacagGATCGACTCTAAAATGATTTGTTCCATATTTCAGAATTTGCTTCTGAGCATCAGGAGGTATCTGCAAATGTTATTAGAAAGGCCTATTTATCCACAGAAGAGGCATTCCTATCACTTGTAAGGGAGCAATGGCGTAGTAAACCACAGATTGCTTCGGTTGGGACATGCTGTTTGGCTGGTATCATATGCAATGGGCACTTATATGTGGCCAATGCTGGTGACTCTCGTGTGGTATTAGGTAGAGCTGAGAGGGCAGTCAGAGGTGTGACAGCAGTACAGTTATCAACAGAGCACAATGCGAACATGCAGTCTGTCAGAGATGAGCTGAGGTCAATGCATCCAGATGATTCACAAATTGTGGTTTTGAAACATAAAGTTTGGCGTGTGAAGGGTATAATACAGGTAATATTCtttacctttcttttcaatattTATGGCATTATCATCAAAACTAAGGCTTTCTATATTTATAGCATcatcaattttttgttttcagattTCAAGATCCATTGGAGACGCCTTTCTCAAGAAGTCAGAATTCAACCGCGAGCCTCTATCAGCCAAGTTTAGACTACCTGTGCCTTTTAAAAAGCCAATTCTTAGTGCAGAGCCATCAATATTAATCCACAAACTAAGCTCCAAGGATCAGTTTCTCATATTTGCCTCAGATGGTTTGTGGGAGCATCTTAGTAACCAGGAGGCTGTTAATATTGTCTACAATCACCCCCGAAATGTAAGTTGTCAGTGCTAACTAACATTCTAATATAGTAATATCCACAGAAATAAGCTGTCTGCATCCGGAACTTAATTAAATTGTGAAAAAAGCCTTAGAATAGATCCTGATCTAAAATATATCTTGAATGTTATTGGTAATAATATTCGTATATCTCTTTCCACTGATTGGCACTATTTAACTTCTCACAGTTAGTTGGTTTCTTTGCCAGTTTTTGATTGAGCTTTCCCTTTTCATTTACAGGGAATTGCTAGGAGACTTGTCAAAGCTGCACTTCAAATAGCTGCAAAGAAAAGAGAAATGAGATACTCTGACCTGAAGAAGATCGATAGAGGAGTGAGGAGAcatttccatgatgacattacCGTCATTGTTGTATTTCTGGATCCTCTTATGATGAGTAAAATCCCGTCTCGTGGTACTACATGTTCTATCAAAGTGGGTGCTGGAGCTACCGGTCCTACTCAGTCGTAGTCAGCAGTAATCTTTAGATTTCAATCTTCACCTGCAGTATGAATGAATACAAAGGAAGAAGAGGAAAAAGAATCAGAAGAGCGCCAGTACTGATTCATTTCAGTGTACGAGGGTTCAGAATGATCAACAGATGTAGTGGCAGGTGATTTCATGCAGCCCTCAAAATGTGTCCTCTTAGTTCATACCTTGgaattcaattataattttttcagaATCAAGATTCAATAAACGTTACCATATTCTACCGCCAGGATTGAGACTGTAATATAGTAGTAAGTATTTTCCCATAGTTGCTCCCAGTGTCTGGACTATTATTTAAGAATTTTGATGTAGATCACATGTTCTTGCACAAAGACCTCAGTTTTCGCCAAAGTGTTGTGTGCTATTTGTTAGAGGTTCTAACGTCCGTTGTTCAGAAGAATTCAATCAGCACAGCCACAGCTCACAGCGGATTTCAGATTCGTGTACATGACTTAATTGTCAGTGcattttattgttttcatttttgCTAATTGATAATCATATATCAGAAGGCAAAGAAAATATGTACTTAGTTGAGTAAGTATCTCATGGGATAAAACTCATAAGAGATCATGGCTCAAGTGACTACAAAGCCTAGCTTGCTACAGATCAGAACTAAGAGATAATAGAAACTCTAGTATAACACAGTGATAAGACTCCTGTTTCGAGTGCCAgcatttcaaaatatttattctgcACAGCATACGCGATCACAAACAGTTTCGTACACCAGATTGTGTAGCTAGCTAGCGTTTGGTTCACATCACAAGACTACTAAAAACAGGAACAGCCATATGACCTGCTTTCTGATTAGAGAATCCACAACCAACAGATAAGCAATAATAAAGCACATCCAATGAGCTATATCTCCTCTGGTTTTACCCTTTCTTATGTTTCACAAGGCTAAAGATTCAATTCCCCCCGAGATTTATCACATAGTTGGTGGTGGTGCGgtgctaaaaaaaatatatgctaTTATGAGTTTTGCAGAGGGGGTTTGGGGTCCGTCAACGTGTGTGTTGGCCAGTGCGGTGCTAAAAGAATGCACTCCGAAGCGAGTTGAGTCAAACAATGCTATGCTCGAGTTTGAGTTTGGCCTATTTAGAGTCATAATTTTGAAACTCGAATTTCATAATTTCCgcataaaatttcaataaatttgatCTCAATTCAAAAATTCGAATTATTCCACAAACATAGAATAAAagctcaaatatataaattcagcTCTAACTCAACTCGATTTAATATGtttattcatataataatatataataatatataaataatgaaaGAACAATAAATACTCATAATGAAAAGCCTGATACTCGGTTTCGACTCgataaaacatttaaatttttttgtatgAGCGAGACTGGGATAGTCCccgaatttttaattaatatttcattcGTCCCTTTGATTTGttaataattcttttc of Daucus carota subsp. sativus chromosome 3, DH1 v3.0, whole genome shotgun sequence contains these proteins:
- the LOC108212126 gene encoding probable protein phosphatase 2C 38, which translates into the protein MVKPCWKLSLEGCGRGGAGDASGRTDGLMWHKDLGLHVNGEFSMAVIQANNLLEDHSQLESGPLSAVQSGPLGTFIGVYDGHGGPEAARFVNDNLFPNLKKFASEHQEVSANVIRKAYLSTEEAFLSLVREQWRSKPQIASVGTCCLAGIICNGHLYVANAGDSRVVLGRAERAVRGVTAVQLSTEHNANMQSVRDELRSMHPDDSQIVVLKHKVWRVKGIIQISRSIGDAFLKKSEFNREPLSAKFRLPVPFKKPILSAEPSILIHKLSSKDQFLIFASDGLWEHLSNQEAVNIVYNHPRNGIARRLVKAALQIAAKKREMRYSDLKKIDRGVRRHFHDDITVIVVFLDPLMMSKIPSRGTTCSIKVGAGATGPTQS